A stretch of Vigna angularis cultivar LongXiaoDou No.4 chromosome 4, ASM1680809v1, whole genome shotgun sequence DNA encodes these proteins:
- the LOC108329969 gene encoding uncharacterized protein LOC108329969, whose product MSEKKTRVSFTEKDAVALMQRYDPTTVFILLQEVAHYAKPKIDWSELVKKSATGISNVREYQMLWRHLAYRHSLPENFEVGAEPLDDDSDLECELEELPHVSVESASEAAACVKVMIASRTLSDSAPSSSTIEAPLTINVPVCHSSATLIESSQPSNLMQGTNIVFPVTVQRQTLPTHPVPPTDGIESKGLVGGNLASKRKRKTWSEEEDIQLRAAVQRWGEGNWATMAKGDNFPIKRSPTQLAQRWSILRKKDGTVNSGTISTSSQYTTAEQLATRHSLSLALDMPFKKLTAPGVSDPVKTSTSVKNQVQIRNTVEKVATSFVPPQQPSRQASLLGSDSHSHVKPKLVDEKLISKGNIISNPVLKSTTAAPGTRIDSPSNTISHVKIAPVKHNVDTKPAVSSLTKPSVSTNMPSDPKNKPTTSLADKVPLEQDANSTKDDPSSRPKDQTPKNEAPKVTIDSQVNSNLEKGRLDIGQAKIVPVSSGEESLKDKASPVTDEKQPSVTKANAAVSENQGSVKNATENSNLDKGNLTSNQDKKTSINESSNNQNINDKHVNLPVQDEGSQSAKVVKLMENVE is encoded by the exons ATGTCGGAGAAGAAGACCAGAGTGTCTTTTACGGAAAAAGATGCTGTCGCGCTGATGCAGAg GTACGACCCAACTACAGTGTTTATCTTACTTCAAGAAGTTGCGCATTACGCTAAGCCAAAGATTGATTGGAGCGAGTTGGTGAAGAAAAGCGCAACTGGGATTTCTAATGTTAGGGAATATCAAATGCTGTGGCGGCATTTGGCCTACCGGCATTCTTTGCCGGAAAATTTTGAAGTTGGGGCTGAACCTCTG GATGATGACAGTGACTTAGAGTGTGAGCTAGAAGAATTACCTCATGTTAGTGTGGAATCTGCATCAGAGGCGGCTGCATGTGTGAAG GTAATGATTGCTTCTCGCACACTCAGTGACTCTGCCCCTAGTAGCTCAACAATCGAGGCTCCATTGACTATAAATGTTCCAGTTTGCCATTCATCTGCAACACTTATTGAAAGTTCACAACCCTCTAATTTGATGCAAGGGACAAACATTGTTTTTCCAGTCACTGTTCAGAGACAAACATTGCCAACACACCCTGTACCACCAACAGATGGTATTGAATCTAAGGGATTAGTTGGTGGTAATTTGGCGTCCAAAAGAAAACGGAAAACATGGTCAGAGGAAGAGGACATACAACTACGAGCTGCTGTTCAGAGATGGGGCGAAGGGAATTGGGCAACCATGGCAAAAGGAGACAACTTTCCTATTAAGAGAAGTCCTACACAGTTAGCACAG AGGTGGAGCATTTTACGAAAGAAAGATGGCACTGTCAATTCTGGAACCATATCAACCAGCTCACAATATACTACTGCTGAACAACTGGCAACCCGACACTCTTTATCTTTAGCCCTTGATATGCCATTCAAAAAGTTAACTGCTCCTGGAGTGTCAGATCCTG TTAAGACATCCACATCAGTTAAAAATCAAGTGCAGATTAGAAATACTGTGGAGAAGGTTGCCACTAGTTTTGTACCACCTCAACAGCCATCTCGGCAAGCTTCTTTGTTGGGATCTGATTCTCATTCTCATGTAAAACCCAAACTAGTAGACGAAAAACTAATCTCGAAGGgtaatataatttcaaatcCTGTGTTAAAATCTACCACAGCTGCTCCTGGGACACGAATTGATTCACCTTCAAATACTATATCACATGTTAAAATTGCTCCAGTAAAACACAACGTAGACACCAAGCCTGCAGTAAGCTCTTTGACAAAACCATCCGTTTCTACCAATATGCCTTCTGATCCAAAG AACAAACCGACTACTTCTTTGGCTGATAAAGTTCCATTGGAGCAAGATGCTAATTCCACTAAAGATGATCCCAGCTCCAGACCGAAAGATCAAACACCAAAAAACGAAGCTCCTAAAGTTACTATTGACAGCCAGGTCAATAGCAACTTAGAGAAGGGAAGATTAGATATAGGTCAAGCGAAGATTGTGCCTGTTAGTAGTGGGGAGGAAAGTTTGAAAGATAAAGCAAGTCCAGTCACGGATGAAAAACAACCAAGTGTTACTAAAGCAAATGCAGCGGTGTCCGAAAACCAAGGAAGTGTTAAGAATGCTACTGAGAATAGCAACCTTGACAAAGGAAACCTAACTTCTAATCAAGACAAGAAAACTTCAATCAATGAAAgttcaaacaatcaaaacataAATGACAAACATGTAAATTTGCCAGTACAAGATGAAGGCAGCCAAAGTGCCAAGGTGGTAAAACTGATGGAGAATGTTGAGTGA
- the LOC108331799 gene encoding uncharacterized protein LOC108331799 → MAMLASPYVKLSLPFSLTSSKPNPRRLFVLRATEPETPPSGSEPSEPEPDASDDDFDSRISQLRLRYRSGTGKKAELRKNRKSKKGSSGSGSGVFLPPVALKEPVSEGVKVELGFSQYSERLNGRIAILGLTALLLVELATGKGVINYHSPAIILIQIYFVAAVGAIFVKYEKEKISVWPQTDSSTNK, encoded by the coding sequence atggcgATGTTAGCATCACCTTATGTAAAACTCTCACTGCCATTTTCACTTACCTCTTCCAAACCCAATCCCCGGCGCCTCTTCGTTCTCCGAGCCACCGAACCTGAAACCCCTCCCTCCGGTTCGGAGCCCTCCGAGCCTGAACCTGATGCCTCCGACGACGACTTTGACAGCCGCATCAGCCAGCTTCGCCTCCGGTACCGCAGCGGCACAGGAAAGAAAGCGGAGCTCCGAAAGAATCGAAAGTCGAAGAAAGGAAGCTCCGGATCCGGGTCGGGCGTGTTCCTGCCGCCCGTGGCGCTGAAGGAGCCGGTTTCTGAGGGCGTGAAGGTGGAGCTAGGGTTCAGCCAGTACAGCGAGCGGTTGAACGGTCGCATTGCAATTCTCGGCTTGACAGCGCTGTTGCTGGTGGAGCTGGCGACGGGGAAGGGCGTTATCAACTACCACTCGCCGGCGATTATTCTGATTCAGATCTATTTTGTGGCTGCCGTTGGAGCTATCTTTGTTAAGTATGAGAAGGAGAAGATCAGTGTATGGCCTCAAACTGATTCTTCCACTAACAAGTGA
- the LOC108331797 gene encoding protein NETWORKED 2A, with protein LCQYAYKNSTDMEHVVAETLNIIHNEGESFSQRAEMYYRKRPQLVGYVEEVFRAYRALAQRYDRISKELQSANRTIATVFPEQIHYGIDENDGEESFRGTKSSSSSSQNPINQTPKKDIPKPPYIPNDFRKRCPVRRIPSSAKSPPISPTSGLSTAEALEEVDKLQKEILALQTEKEFVRSLYEHSYEKYWEIEDRITNMQRRVCNFEDEFGINNIIEDNDARALMEATALNSCKETLLMLQEAMAQSSEEAKESYQMIKEAQGKLKILRDGFFSVDKSELDRKSTEEEDVFSLEKEMHECEISEKLEKDSGSSLTLAEMADKIDDLVNKVVTLETAVSSQTGLVKRLRSEAEELKKITLVLEEDEEMLIEDSEETKKKLEEVEEKLRRAKTLNQRVKRRGNSLQRLFTRANFELEYLSGKINNVKPDEEGENLVLYKNRSASDVELKEEPEKLSDDNTETKKDLKTTKEKKEDYSVNLGDVRNEDNEYNWNKSIDLMIEDIPELIPLNKDDFSGSKSNLDTESLDQVTGEKDQTKWSQIFASGLEDREKILSEFNSVLRNYEDVKGKLNDAEKKNQDNILEFALQIRELKDTLETKEKEINILQQKLTCSETSPEESPRITLPDYNHTPQEALLGIAPHETETQDTENPTSNTGAGAGAGSTSDADHHQQCVDKKTKIGILVKVTSSQHNRSRSLSILEKKFRSAINILLEENLEFWLRFSTSVHQTQKFHDSIEDLKCELRSIRDDNMSHENLNIMHSDIKAIIKHLREIRTELLLWLDHNEVLHEELQRRHPSLCTLQDEIARAANPNCASNMAELSGYQAAKFQGEVLNMKQENKKVCSQLQAGVVFVKGLKGQVDKMLQELSKEIGVNNQDQITKQSTSRARIPLKSFLFGVKLKKQRQQVIECESPAGQRQYSDLAIDDDDLD; from the exons CTTTGCCAATATGCATACAAAAACTCAACAGATATGGAGCATGTGGTGGCCGAAACGCTCAACATCATTCATAATGAAGGAGAGTCATTTTCCCAAAGGGCAGAAATGTACTATAGGAAGAGGCCACAGCTGGTAGGTTATGTAGAAGAAGTCTTTCGAGCATATAGAGCATTGGCACAGAGATATGATCGTATATCAAAGGAACTTCAAAGTGCCAACCGCACCATTGCCACTGTTTTCCCAGAACAAATCCATTATGGAATAGATGAGAATGATGGTGAAGAAAGTTTCCGTGGAACAaagtcatcatcatcatcatctcaaAACCCCATCAATCAAACACCAAAAAAGGACATTCCTAAACCTCCATATATACCGAACGATTTTAGAAAACGATGTCCAGTAAGGAGGATTCCTAGCTCTGCAAAATCTCCTCCCATTAGTCCTACTTCAGGTCTGAGTACGGCTGAAGCACTAGAAGAAGTTGACAAGCTTCAGAAAGAAATTTTGGCACTGCAGACTGAGAAAGAATTTGTAAGGAGCTTGTATGAGCATTCCTATGAAAAGTATTGGGAAATTGAAGACAGGATTACAAATATGCAGAGAAGAGTTTGCAATTTTGAAGATGAGTTTGGCATTAATAATATCATAGAAGATAATGATGCACGAGCTTTGATGGAAGCAACTGCTCTAAATTCATGCAAAGAAACCCTGCTTATGTTGCAAGAGGCAATGGCACAATCATCTGAAGAGGCTAAAGAATCGTATCAAATGATTAAGGAAGCTCAAGGCAAGCTTAAAATCCTCAGAGATGGATTTTTTTCTGTAGATAAAAGTGAACTAGACCGAAAAAGCACAGAGGAAGAAGATGTGTTTAGCTTGGAAAAAGAAATGCATGAGTGTGAAATCAGTGAAAAGCTTGAGAAAGATTCAGGTAGTTCCCTCACTTTGGCAGAAATGGCTGACAAGATTGATGACCTTGTAAATAAGGTTGTTACGCTGGAAACTGCAGTCTCTTCTCAGACTGGCTTAGTTAAGAGACTGAGATCAGAAGCAGAAGAACTTAAGAAAATTACACTCGTCTTggaagaggatgaagaaatgCTGATAGAAGATTCAGAAGAAACCAAAAAGAAgctggaagaagttgaagaaaagTTGAGGAGAGCTAAAACTCTCAATCAAAGAGTTAAAAGGCGAGGCAACAGCCTCCAAAGACTCTTTACTAGGGCTAATTTTGAGCTTGAATATCTTtcaggaaaaataaataatgtgaagCCAGATGAGGAGGGAGAGAACTTGGTACTTTACAAAAACAGAAGTGCATCAGATGTAGAACTAAAAGAGGAGCCTGAAAAACTAAGTGATGATAACACAGAAACCAAGAAGGATCTTAAGACTACAAAGGAGAAAAAGGAAGACTACAGTGTGAATCTTGGTGATGTTAGAAATGAAGATAACGAGTACAATTGGAATAAATCTATTGATTTAATGATTGAAGACATTCCAGAGTTAATTCCGCTGAATAAGGATGATTTTTCTGGGTCAAAGAGTAATCTTGACACTGAATCACTCGATCAGGTAACTGGTGAGAAGGATCAAACTAAGTGGAGTCAGATATTTGCAAGTGGATTAGAGGACAGAGAAAAGATTCTATCGGAATTCAATTCAGTTTTAAGGAACTACGAGGATGTAAAGGGCAAACTCAATGATGCGGAGAAGAAAAATCAGGACAACATTTTGGAGTTCGCACTTCAG ATAAGGGAGTTGAAGGATACTCTTGAAACTAAGGAAAAAGAGATCAACATTTTACAGCAGAAGCTGACCTGCTCTGAAACAAGTCCAGAAGAAAGTCCTCGCATCACTCTCCCAGATTATAACCACACACCACAAGAAGCACTTCTTGGAATTGCACCTCATGAAACAGAGACACAGGACACAGAAAATCCAACTTCAAACACAGGTGCAGGTGCAGGTGCAGGTAGTACTTCTGATGCAGATCACCACCAACAATgtgttgataaaaaaacaaagattgGCATACTAGTGAAGGTGACATCTAGCCAGCATAACAGGAGCCGTTCACTTTCAATCTTGGAGAAGAAATTTCGTTCAGCCATTAATATATTGCTAGAGGAGAACCTTGAGTTCTGGTTGAGGTTCAGCACTTCAGTGCACCAGACACAGAAGTTCCATGATTCCATAGAGGACTTAAAATGTGAGCTTAGAAGCATAAGGGACGACAATATGTCCCACGAGAACTTAAATATCATGCACTCTGACATAAAAGCAATAATTAAACACCTGAGAGAGATAAGAACTGAGTTATTACTATGGTTGGATCACAATGAGGTTTTGCATGAAGAGTTACAACGTAGGCACCCATCATTGTGCACCTTACAAGATGAAATAGCAAGAGCAGCAAATCCAAATTGTGCATCCAATATGGCAGAACTTAGTGGGTATCAGGCTGCAAAGTTTCAAGGTGAGGTTCTCAACATGAAGCAAGAGAACAAGAAGGTTTGTAGTCAACTGCAAGCAGGTGTCGTTTTTGTGAAGGGATTGAAAGGCCAAGTTGATAAGATGCTACAAGAACTGAGTAAAGAAATAGGGGTTAACAATCAAGACCAAATTACAAAACAATCCACAAGTCGAGCTAGAATACCCTTGAAGTCTTTTCTGTTTGGTGTCAAGTTAAAGAAACAAAGGCAACAAGTCATTGAATGTGAGAGTCCAGCAGGGCAAAGACAATACAGTGATCTAGCAATTGATGATGATGACCTTGACTAG